From the Oncorhynchus nerka isolate Pitt River linkage group LG20, Oner_Uvic_2.0, whole genome shotgun sequence genome, one window contains:
- the LOC115102298 gene encoding sushi, von Willebrand factor type A, EGF and pentraxin domain-containing protein 1-like isoform X2: MNLVYNVVFFLSLALHDSAQVPSKCGAPPSYPHTQIEDMKPKKGISSHVQKVLYRCAEGYTQNSGIRSIKCQAGKWTQLTMTCEKKNCGSAGELFNGYFQYMGSFYGDKANAVCNEGFTLKGMEYRICKDSGWSGEIPTCEEGGEPQVVPAEVTCPAPSVANSVKLSETVSVYRVRDSVTLVCSEGFLLTGAQQLTCGPDGQWQPELPLCLPSVGEITCNAPNAKRKWLINGLKQVYRSGDSLSFSCNDLYYLDGSNTVTCGVDGKWTPSLPQCTQIKCPILNITNGRPSIKQRRFGSDVTISCFKGNVLKGAARIKCSRSGEWMEKIPQCVPEGGEPQAVPAEVTCPAPSVANGVKLSETVSVYRVRDSVTLVCSEGFLLTGAQQLTCGPDGQWQPKLPLCLPFNDIIESPKPDGRCGVPPYLSNAHLSDCCRAQADFGPGHRVRYSCALGYMRGRGTYYSTCISGRWTPVTLRCERKSCGSAGEMSFGHFVYTGAQFGDTATGVCNEGYQLVGQNVRNCMNDGWDGRVPVCEAVQCAKLPEVVNGEINGHLEPPYVYSTVIGYRCRVGKLIGTSELYCTKDGTWSAPPPECKGAW; the protein is encoded by the exons ATGAATCTGGTGTATAATGTCGTGTTCTTCTTATCACTTGCCCTACATGACTCAG CTCAAGTTCCATCGAAATGTGGTGCGCCGCCGTCTTATCCACACACGCAAATCGAGGACATGAAACCGAAAAAGGGTATATCCAGCCATGTACAAAAAGTCCTCTACAGATGCGCCGAGGGCTACACTCAGAACAGTGGCATTCGCTCTATCAAGTGTCAAGCTGGAAAATGGACACAGTTAACCATGACGTGTGAAA AGAAGAACTGTGGATCTGCTGGGGAGTTATTCAATGGATACTTTCAATATATGGGGTCTTTTTACGGGGACAAAGCAAATGCAGTGTGCAATGAGGG GTTTACACTGaaggggatggaatacagaatatGTAAGGACTCTGGCTGGAGTGGAGAGATTCCCACGTGTGAAG AGGGAGGTGAACCACAAGTGGTTCCAGCAGAAGTGACCTGCCCTGCTCCTTCAGTGGCCAACAGTGTGAAGCTCAGTGAGACTGTCTCAGTGTACAGGGTCAGAGACTCAGTGACCTTGGTCTGCTCCGAGGGCTTCCTCCTGACTGGAGCCCAGCAGCTCACCTGTGGACCAGACGGCCAGTGGCAGCCCGAGCTCCCACTTTGTCTGCCCTCTGTCGGAG AGATCACTTGCAATGCCCCCAATGCAAAGAGGAAGTGGTTGATCAATGGGTTGAAGCAAGTTTATAGATCTGGAGATTCTTTGTCCTTTTCCTGCAATGACCTTTATTATTTGGATGGATCGAACACTGTCACATGTGGGGTTGACGGAAAATGGACTCCTTCTCTTCCACAGTGCACAC AGATTAAGTGCCCTATATTAAACATAACAAATGGTAGGCCATCCATCAAGCAAAGAAGATTTGGATCAGATGTAACCATTTCCTGCTTTAAAGGAAACGTGCTAAAAGGTGCTGCCCGCATAAAATGTTCAAGATCTGGGGAATGGATGGAAAAGATTCCACAATGTGTGCCAG AGGGAGGTGAACCACAAGCGGTTCCAGCAGAAGTGACCTGCCCTGCTCCTTCAGTGGCCAACGGTGTGAAGCTCAGTGAGACTGTCTCAGTGTACAGGGTCAGAGACTCAGTGACCTTGGTCTGCTCCGAGGGCTTCCTCCTGACTGGAGCCCAGCAGCTCACCTGTGGACCAGACGGCCAGTGGCAGCCCAAGCTCCCACTTTGTCTGCCCTTTAATGATATAATTGAAAGCCCCAAGCCTGATG GCAGATGTGGAGTGCCACCGTACCTCTCCAACGCACACCTTTCTGACTGCTGTAGAGCACAGGCAGATTTTGGTCCTGGTCACCGGGTCAGGTACAGTTGTGCCTTGGGATACATGAGAGGAAGAGGCACTTACTATAGTACCTGCATCAGTGGGAGGTGGACACCAGTAACTCTGAGATGTGAAC GCAAATCATGTGGCTCAGCTGGAGAGATGTCTTTTGGTCATTTCGTCTATACCGGTGCACAGTTTGGAGATACAGCCACAGGGGTTTGTAATGAGGG GTATCAGCTGGTTGGACAGAATGTAAGAAATTGCATGAATGATGGCTGGGATGGGCGTGTTCCTGTCTGTGAAG CGGTGCAGTGTGCTAAACTTCCTGAGGTGGTAAATGGAGAGATAAATGGCCATTTGGAACCACCTTACGTTTACAGCACTGTGATTGGCTATCGGTGTCGCGTAGGGAAACTGATTGGAACGAGTGAGCTCTACTGTACCAAAGATGGGACATGGAGTGCGCCACCTCCAGAGTGCAAAG GGGCATGGTGA
- the LOC115102298 gene encoding complement receptor type 2-like isoform X1, which yields MNLVYNVVFFLSLALHDSAQVPSKCGAPPSYPHTQIEDMKPKKGISSHVQKVLYRCAEGYTQNSGIRSIKCQAGKWTQLTMTCEKKNCGSAGELFNGYFQYMGSFYGDKANAVCNEGFTLKGMEYRICKDSGWSGEIPTCEEGGEPQVVPAEVTCPAPSVANSVKLSETVSVYRVRDSVTLVCSEGFLLTGAQQLTCGPDGQWQPELPLCLPSVGEITCNAPNAKRKWLINGLKQVYRSGDSLSFSCNDLYYLDGSNTVTCGVDGKWTPSLPQCTQIKCPILNITNGRPSIKQRRFGSDVTISCFKGNVLKGAARIKCSRSGEWMEKIPQCVPEGGEPQAVPAEVTCPAPSVANGVKLSETVSVYRVRDSVTLVCSEGFLLTGAQQLTCGPDGQWQPKLPLCLPFNDIIESPKPDGRCGVPPYLSNAHLSDCCRAQADFGPGHRVRYSCALGYMRGRGTYYSTCISGRWTPVTLRCERKSCGSAGEMSFGHFVYTGAQFGDTATGVCNEGYQLVGQNVRNCMNDGWDGRVPVCEAVQCAKLPEVVNGEINGHLEPPYVYSTVIGYRCRVGKLIGTSELYCTKDGTWSAPPPECKDIKCPYPKVQYAQMTRGIRMPLEFGDSVTFVCFRGMVMNGPDTVTCSLDGTWTPALPTCQYRRY from the exons ATGAATCTGGTGTATAATGTCGTGTTCTTCTTATCACTTGCCCTACATGACTCAG CTCAAGTTCCATCGAAATGTGGTGCGCCGCCGTCTTATCCACACACGCAAATCGAGGACATGAAACCGAAAAAGGGTATATCCAGCCATGTACAAAAAGTCCTCTACAGATGCGCCGAGGGCTACACTCAGAACAGTGGCATTCGCTCTATCAAGTGTCAAGCTGGAAAATGGACACAGTTAACCATGACGTGTGAAA AGAAGAACTGTGGATCTGCTGGGGAGTTATTCAATGGATACTTTCAATATATGGGGTCTTTTTACGGGGACAAAGCAAATGCAGTGTGCAATGAGGG GTTTACACTGaaggggatggaatacagaatatGTAAGGACTCTGGCTGGAGTGGAGAGATTCCCACGTGTGAAG AGGGAGGTGAACCACAAGTGGTTCCAGCAGAAGTGACCTGCCCTGCTCCTTCAGTGGCCAACAGTGTGAAGCTCAGTGAGACTGTCTCAGTGTACAGGGTCAGAGACTCAGTGACCTTGGTCTGCTCCGAGGGCTTCCTCCTGACTGGAGCCCAGCAGCTCACCTGTGGACCAGACGGCCAGTGGCAGCCCGAGCTCCCACTTTGTCTGCCCTCTGTCGGAG AGATCACTTGCAATGCCCCCAATGCAAAGAGGAAGTGGTTGATCAATGGGTTGAAGCAAGTTTATAGATCTGGAGATTCTTTGTCCTTTTCCTGCAATGACCTTTATTATTTGGATGGATCGAACACTGTCACATGTGGGGTTGACGGAAAATGGACTCCTTCTCTTCCACAGTGCACAC AGATTAAGTGCCCTATATTAAACATAACAAATGGTAGGCCATCCATCAAGCAAAGAAGATTTGGATCAGATGTAACCATTTCCTGCTTTAAAGGAAACGTGCTAAAAGGTGCTGCCCGCATAAAATGTTCAAGATCTGGGGAATGGATGGAAAAGATTCCACAATGTGTGCCAG AGGGAGGTGAACCACAAGCGGTTCCAGCAGAAGTGACCTGCCCTGCTCCTTCAGTGGCCAACGGTGTGAAGCTCAGTGAGACTGTCTCAGTGTACAGGGTCAGAGACTCAGTGACCTTGGTCTGCTCCGAGGGCTTCCTCCTGACTGGAGCCCAGCAGCTCACCTGTGGACCAGACGGCCAGTGGCAGCCCAAGCTCCCACTTTGTCTGCCCTTTAATGATATAATTGAAAGCCCCAAGCCTGATG GCAGATGTGGAGTGCCACCGTACCTCTCCAACGCACACCTTTCTGACTGCTGTAGAGCACAGGCAGATTTTGGTCCTGGTCACCGGGTCAGGTACAGTTGTGCCTTGGGATACATGAGAGGAAGAGGCACTTACTATAGTACCTGCATCAGTGGGAGGTGGACACCAGTAACTCTGAGATGTGAAC GCAAATCATGTGGCTCAGCTGGAGAGATGTCTTTTGGTCATTTCGTCTATACCGGTGCACAGTTTGGAGATACAGCCACAGGGGTTTGTAATGAGGG GTATCAGCTGGTTGGACAGAATGTAAGAAATTGCATGAATGATGGCTGGGATGGGCGTGTTCCTGTCTGTGAAG CGGTGCAGTGTGCTAAACTTCCTGAGGTGGTAAATGGAGAGATAAATGGCCATTTGGAACCACCTTACGTTTACAGCACTGTGATTGGCTATCGGTGTCGCGTAGGGAAACTGATTGGAACGAGTGAGCTCTACTGTACCAAAGATGGGACATGGAGTGCGCCACCTCCAGAGTGCAAAG ATATTAAATGTCCCTATCCCAAAGTACAATATGCCCAAATGACAAGAGGAATTAGAATGCCACTTGAGTTTGGGGACTCTGTGACATTTGTCTGCTTTAGGGGCATGGTGATGAATGGACCAGACACTGTCACATGCAGCCTGGATGGGACATGGACTCCTGCCCTTCCCACATGTCAAT atcgGCGGTACTGA